A region from the Paenarthrobacter aurescens genome encodes:
- a CDS encoding hydroxypyruvate isomerase family protein, producing the protein MTYTVNCSILLTELPLLERPAAAKAAGFDAVEFWWPFETSVPTDAQVTEFETAIKDAGVQLTGLNFNAGNMPGGDRGLVSWKGRCSEFKDNIDVVAGIGERLGCKAFNALYGNRQDEFTPEEQDELAAKNLAAAAEGVARIGGTVLLEPVSGAPKYPLLTAEDALKVIARVKAESGAQNIKLLADFYHLAVNGDDVESVIENHAKDFGHIQIADNPGRGAPGTGTLPLGEWIARSRELGYDGYIGLEYKEPRESAFSWAIRQRANAN; encoded by the coding sequence ATGACGTACACAGTGAACTGCTCCATCCTCCTGACGGAGCTGCCCTTGCTCGAGCGCCCCGCCGCCGCGAAGGCAGCCGGTTTTGACGCCGTCGAGTTCTGGTGGCCCTTCGAGACCTCCGTCCCCACCGACGCACAAGTAACAGAGTTTGAAACCGCCATCAAGGACGCCGGTGTTCAGCTCACGGGCCTGAACTTCAACGCTGGCAACATGCCCGGCGGCGACCGCGGCCTGGTTTCCTGGAAGGGACGTTGCTCCGAGTTCAAGGACAACATCGACGTCGTAGCCGGCATCGGTGAGCGCCTGGGATGCAAGGCCTTCAACGCCCTCTACGGCAACCGCCAGGACGAGTTCACCCCTGAAGAGCAGGACGAACTCGCCGCCAAGAACCTCGCCGCAGCAGCAGAAGGCGTCGCCCGCATCGGCGGCACCGTCCTCCTCGAACCGGTCAGCGGCGCACCCAAGTACCCGCTCCTCACCGCCGAAGACGCACTCAAGGTCATCGCCCGCGTCAAGGCAGAATCCGGTGCGCAGAACATCAAGCTCCTCGCCGACTTCTACCACCTGGCAGTCAACGGCGACGACGTCGAATCCGTCATCGAGAACCACGCCAAGGACTTCGGCCACATCCAGATCGCCGACAACCCCGGCCGCGGTGCTCCCGGAACCGGCACGCTCCCCCTCGGCGAATGGATCGCCCGCAGCCGCGAACTCGGCTACGACGGCTACATCGGCCTGGAGTACAAGGAACCGCGGGAATCGGCTTTCAGCTGGGCCATCCGCCAGCGCGCCAACGCCAACTAG
- a CDS encoding 2-hydroxy-3-oxopropionate reductase, protein MDRPQPRTRLRRLHRPGVQGTAGIGFQLGHPPARQRQLASSTPELKKTFRKRTTMSNVAVIGLGIMGLPMAINLVKAGHTVTGFNRSQDKIDKLVSEGGQGATSIADAVKDADVVITMVPDSPDVEGVVSGKDGVFANAKKGTLWIDASSIRPDVAKRLSDDAVAAGIRPLDAPVSGGEQGAIDAVLSIMVGGEAADFEAAQDVLNAVGKTIVHVGPSGSGQTVKAANQLIVAVNIQVLGEAIAFLEAYGVDTDAALKVLGGGLAGSKVLDQKGQKMLDRNFDPGFRLALHHKDLGIVTSAAREANVAVPLGAVVAQLVAATVNQGDGGLDHSGLFKQVLQLSGRK, encoded by the coding sequence ATGGATCGCCCGCAGCCGCGAACTCGGCTACGACGGCTACATCGGCCTGGAGTACAAGGAACCGCGGGAATCGGCTTTCAGCTGGGCCATCCGCCAGCGCGCCAACGCCAACTAGCATCCAGCACACCTGAGCTAAAAAAGACTTTCAGAAAGAGAACCACAATGAGCAACGTTGCAGTCATCGGCCTCGGAATCATGGGCCTCCCCATGGCCATCAACCTCGTCAAGGCCGGCCACACGGTCACCGGTTTCAACCGCAGCCAGGACAAGATCGACAAGCTCGTCTCCGAGGGCGGCCAGGGTGCCACGAGCATCGCGGACGCAGTGAAGGACGCCGACGTCGTCATCACCATGGTCCCGGACTCCCCCGATGTTGAGGGTGTAGTCAGCGGCAAGGACGGAGTCTTCGCCAACGCGAAGAAGGGCACCCTCTGGATCGATGCATCCAGCATCCGCCCGGATGTCGCCAAGCGCCTCTCCGACGACGCCGTAGCAGCAGGCATCCGCCCGCTCGACGCTCCCGTCTCCGGTGGCGAACAGGGCGCCATCGACGCCGTCCTGTCCATCATGGTCGGCGGCGAAGCAGCAGACTTCGAGGCAGCACAGGATGTCCTCAACGCAGTGGGCAAGACCATCGTCCACGTCGGCCCGTCCGGCTCCGGCCAGACCGTCAAGGCAGCCAACCAGCTGATCGTAGCCGTCAACATCCAGGTCCTCGGCGAGGCCATCGCCTTCCTCGAGGCCTACGGCGTAGACACCGACGCAGCATTGAAGGTCCTGGGCGGCGGCTTGGCCGGCTCCAAGGTCCTCGACCAGAAGGGTCAGAAGATGCTCGACCGCAACTTCGACCCCGGCTTCCGCCTGGCCCTCCACCACAAGGACCTCGGCATCGTCACCTCCGCAGCCCGCGAAGCCAACGTCGCTGTCCCGCTCGGCGCAGTCGTCGCCCAGCTCGTCGCCGCAACAGTCAACCAGGGCGACGGCGGCCTCGACCACTCGGGCCTCTTCAAGCAGGTCCTCCAGCTCAGCGGCCGCAAGTAA
- the gcl gene encoding glyoxylate carboligase produces MAKMRTVDAAVAILEKEGATEAFGLPGAAINPFYSAMRAHGGIRHTLARHVEGASHMADGYSRAADGNIGICIGTSGPAGTDMITGLYAAQADSIPMLCITGQAPVAKLHKEDFQAVDIESIAKPLTKFAMTILEPGQVPGAFQKAFQLMRSGRPGPVLLDLPIDVQMAEIEFDIDAYEPLPIEKPKASRKQLEKALDLLTAAKHPLIVAGGGIINAGASAQLVELAEILNVPVIPTLMGWGAIPDDHQLMAGMVGLQTSHRYGNETFLQSDFVIGIGNRWANRHTGGLDTYTAGRKFVHIDIEPTQIGRVFSPDLGIASDAGAALDGLLELARERQAAKTLPDYSGWVAECQERKGSLHRKTNFDNVPIKPQRVYQEMNKAFGRDTTYVSTIGLSQIAGAQMLHVFGARKWINAGQAGPLGWTAPAALGVVRGTPDATVVALSGDYDFQFMIEELAVGAQFNLPYIHVVVNNSYLGLIRQSQRGFNMEQNVSLAFENINSPETNGYGVDHIKVAEGLGVKAIRVEDPNDLPAAFDKAKALMGEFKVPVVVEVILEKITNISMGVEINGVNEFEELAETAADAPTAILTKA; encoded by the coding sequence ATGGCAAAGATGCGCACCGTTGATGCGGCCGTAGCCATCCTGGAAAAGGAAGGCGCAACCGAAGCTTTCGGTCTGCCCGGCGCAGCGATCAACCCCTTCTACTCAGCAATGCGTGCCCACGGCGGCATCCGCCACACGCTGGCCCGCCACGTAGAAGGCGCCAGCCACATGGCCGACGGCTACAGCCGCGCAGCTGATGGCAACATCGGCATCTGCATCGGCACGTCGGGCCCCGCAGGCACGGACATGATCACCGGACTGTACGCAGCCCAGGCTGATTCCATCCCCATGCTCTGCATCACCGGCCAGGCACCCGTTGCCAAGCTGCACAAGGAAGACTTCCAGGCCGTGGACATCGAGTCCATCGCCAAGCCGTTGACCAAGTTCGCCATGACCATTTTGGAGCCGGGCCAGGTTCCCGGCGCGTTCCAGAAGGCCTTCCAGCTGATGCGTTCGGGTCGTCCGGGCCCGGTTCTGTTGGACCTGCCCATCGACGTTCAGATGGCCGAGATCGAGTTCGACATCGACGCCTACGAGCCCCTGCCCATCGAGAAGCCCAAGGCTTCCCGTAAACAGCTGGAAAAGGCACTGGACCTGCTGACCGCAGCCAAGCACCCGCTGATCGTTGCCGGTGGCGGCATCATCAACGCTGGCGCTTCGGCACAGCTGGTTGAGCTGGCCGAGATCCTGAACGTTCCCGTGATCCCCACCCTGATGGGCTGGGGCGCCATCCCGGACGACCACCAGCTGATGGCCGGCATGGTTGGCCTGCAGACCTCGCACCGCTACGGCAACGAGACGTTCCTGCAGAGCGACTTCGTGATCGGCATCGGCAACCGTTGGGCCAACCGCCACACCGGCGGACTGGACACCTACACGGCCGGCCGCAAGTTCGTGCACATCGACATCGAGCCGACGCAGATCGGTCGCGTTTTCTCCCCGGACTTGGGCATTGCGTCCGACGCCGGTGCGGCGCTGGACGGTCTGTTGGAGCTGGCTCGCGAACGCCAGGCTGCAAAGACCCTGCCGGACTACTCGGGTTGGGTTGCCGAGTGCCAGGAGCGCAAGGGCTCCCTGCACCGCAAGACCAACTTCGACAACGTGCCCATCAAGCCGCAGCGCGTGTACCAGGAGATGAACAAGGCCTTCGGCCGCGACACCACCTACGTGTCCACCATCGGCCTCTCGCAGATCGCCGGCGCACAGATGCTGCACGTGTTCGGTGCCCGCAAGTGGATCAACGCAGGCCAGGCCGGCCCGCTGGGTTGGACCGCTCCGGCAGCACTCGGTGTAGTGAGGGGAACCCCGGACGCCACCGTTGTTGCCCTGTCCGGTGACTACGACTTCCAGTTCATGATCGAGGAATTGGCCGTTGGCGCACAGTTCAACCTGCCGTACATCCACGTTGTGGTGAACAACAGCTACCTGGGCCTGATCCGTCAGAGCCAGCGCGGCTTCAACATGGAACAGAACGTTTCCTTGGCCTTCGAGAACATCAACTCCCCGGAGACCAACGGCTACGGCGTTGACCACATCAAGGTTGCCGAGGGCTTGGGCGTCAAAGCCATCCGCGTTGAGGACCCGAACGACCTGCCTGCCGCTTTCGACAAGGCCAAGGCACTGATGGGCGAGTTCAAGGTTCCCGTGGTTGTTGAAGTGATCCTGGAAAAGATCACCAACATCTCCATGGGCGTTGAGATCAACGGCGTGAACGAGTTCGAAGAGCTGGCAGAGACCGCGGCGGACGCACCCACCGCGATCCTGACCAAAGCGTAA
- a CDS encoding glycerate kinase: MRVVIAPDKFKGSLSAPDVAKHLATGLQAGFGQGIEATRIPVADGGEGTIDAAIGSGFTRRTTTVTGPLGEPVKADFAVRDQEAVIEMAAASGLALLPDGPTSETARTATSIGTGELIRAALDLGCRKIILGVGGSANTDAGAGVLQGLGAVFLDENGNELPGGGAALAQLNSIDFSNFDVRVEATEFVLASDVDNPLLGASGAPAIFGPQKGATPDDVTSLDAALSHFVDVLAATTGQHAKFAAKAEGAGAAGGVGYIAIAALKAERRPGIDVVLEFTELEQRLKGADLVITGEGSLDEQSLLGKTPMGVSRAAQRNGVPVIAVCGRSTLSREQLTDAGFHTVHALTDLEKDVQKCIAEAGPLLEQLGRHIGVYLAERTENKEYLNV; this comes from the coding sequence ATGCGTGTTGTCATCGCCCCGGACAAATTCAAGGGCTCTCTGTCCGCGCCCGACGTCGCCAAGCACCTGGCAACAGGCCTGCAGGCGGGGTTCGGCCAGGGCATTGAAGCAACACGCATTCCGGTGGCCGACGGCGGCGAAGGAACCATCGACGCCGCCATCGGCTCCGGCTTCACCCGCCGGACCACCACCGTCACCGGCCCGCTCGGCGAGCCTGTGAAGGCCGACTTCGCAGTGCGGGACCAGGAAGCTGTCATCGAAATGGCGGCGGCTTCCGGTCTCGCCCTCCTCCCGGACGGCCCCACGTCGGAAACAGCCAGGACCGCAACCAGCATCGGCACGGGCGAACTCATCCGGGCCGCGCTGGACCTTGGCTGCCGCAAGATCATCCTGGGTGTCGGCGGCAGCGCCAACACCGATGCCGGCGCAGGAGTCCTGCAGGGCCTCGGCGCCGTCTTCCTGGACGAGAACGGCAACGAGCTCCCCGGCGGCGGTGCCGCCTTGGCACAGCTGAACAGCATCGACTTCTCCAACTTCGACGTCCGCGTTGAGGCCACGGAGTTCGTGTTGGCGTCCGACGTCGACAATCCCCTTTTGGGGGCCAGCGGAGCCCCAGCCATCTTCGGTCCGCAGAAGGGCGCGACGCCGGACGACGTCACCTCGCTCGATGCGGCACTGAGCCACTTCGTCGACGTCCTTGCAGCCACAACCGGGCAACATGCCAAGTTCGCGGCCAAGGCAGAAGGCGCAGGAGCAGCAGGCGGCGTTGGCTACATTGCCATCGCGGCGCTGAAGGCAGAGCGGCGGCCGGGCATCGACGTCGTGCTTGAATTCACTGAACTCGAGCAGCGGCTCAAGGGCGCCGATCTGGTGATCACCGGAGAAGGCAGCCTGGACGAGCAAAGCCTGCTCGGCAAGACGCCCATGGGAGTTTCGCGTGCGGCGCAACGGAACGGGGTTCCCGTGATCGCAGTGTGCGGCCGGAGTACCCTGAGCCGGGAACAACTCACGGATGCCGGCTTCCACACGGTCCACGCACTGACCGATCTGGAAAAAGATGTCCAAAAATGTATCGCTGAAGCAGGTCCGTTGCTTGAACAATTAGGTAGGCACATAGGCGTGTACCTGGCAGAACGGACCGAAAACAAGGAGTACCTCAATGTCTGA
- the allB gene encoding allantoinase AllB, which translates to MSEAIGAYDLVIRGQRILTTAGLAAREVGIRDGVIVAIEPLGNGLTGNEVIELADDETLIPGLVDTHVHVNEPGRTEWEGFASATRAAAAGGVTTIIDMPLNSIPPTTTVDGLEQKRVVAKDQAFVDVGFWGGAIPGNKSDLRPLHDEGVFGFKCFLLHSGVDEFPHLDADEMEEDMKELKSFDSLMIVHAEDSHAIDRAPHPGGDHYETFLASRPRGAENKAIAEVIERARWTGARAHILHLSSSDALPMIASAKRDGVNLTVETCPHYLTLMAEEIPDGATAYKCCPPIREASNRELLWKGLQDGTIDCIVSDHSPSTLDLKDLENGDFAVAWGGVSSLQLGLSLIWTEARHRGIPLEQVVSWMAEKPAALARLHNKGQLALGYDADFSIFAPDEAFVVDVTKLKHKNPITPYDGRPLAGVVRKTYLRGTPIDGQNPGGKLLRRGNV; encoded by the coding sequence ATGTCTGAAGCAATCGGCGCCTATGACCTCGTTATCCGGGGCCAGCGCATCCTGACCACCGCCGGGCTCGCAGCACGCGAAGTTGGCATCCGCGACGGCGTGATCGTCGCAATCGAACCCCTGGGCAACGGCCTCACGGGCAACGAGGTCATTGAACTCGCAGACGACGAAACCCTCATCCCCGGCCTGGTGGACACCCACGTCCACGTCAATGAGCCCGGCCGCACCGAGTGGGAAGGCTTCGCCTCCGCCACCCGTGCCGCAGCTGCCGGTGGCGTGACCACCATCATCGACATGCCGCTGAACTCCATCCCGCCCACCACCACCGTGGACGGCCTGGAGCAAAAGCGCGTAGTCGCTAAGGACCAGGCGTTCGTGGACGTCGGATTCTGGGGCGGTGCCATCCCGGGCAACAAGAGCGATCTCCGCCCGCTGCATGACGAAGGCGTGTTCGGCTTCAAGTGCTTCCTGCTGCACTCCGGCGTGGACGAGTTCCCGCACCTTGATGCAGATGAGATGGAAGAGGACATGAAGGAGCTCAAATCCTTCGACTCCCTCATGATCGTCCACGCTGAGGACTCCCACGCGATCGATCGCGCCCCGCACCCCGGCGGCGACCACTACGAAACCTTCCTCGCTTCCCGCCCCCGCGGCGCCGAGAACAAGGCAATCGCCGAGGTCATCGAGCGCGCCCGCTGGACCGGCGCCCGCGCCCACATCCTGCACCTCTCCTCCTCCGACGCACTGCCGATGATCGCCTCGGCAAAGCGCGACGGCGTCAACCTCACCGTTGAGACGTGCCCGCACTACCTGACGCTCATGGCCGAAGAAATCCCCGACGGCGCCACGGCCTACAAGTGCTGCCCGCCCATCCGTGAGGCCTCCAACCGCGAGCTCCTCTGGAAGGGCCTGCAGGACGGCACCATCGACTGCATCGTCTCGGACCACTCCCCCTCCACACTGGATTTGAAGGACTTGGAAAACGGTGACTTCGCCGTTGCTTGGGGCGGCGTTTCCTCGCTGCAGCTGGGCCTGTCCCTGATCTGGACCGAAGCCCGCCACCGCGGCATCCCGCTGGAGCAGGTCGTGTCCTGGATGGCCGAGAAGCCCGCCGCACTGGCCCGCCTGCACAACAAGGGCCAGCTCGCCCTGGGCTACGACGCCGACTTCTCCATCTTCGCCCCGGACGAGGCCTTTGTTGTGGACGTCACCAAGCTCAAGCACAAGAACCCCATCACCCCGTACGACGGCCGTCCGCTGGCAGGCGTCGTCCGCAAGACCTACCTGCGCGGAACCCCCATCGACGGCCAGAACCCCGGCGGCAAGCTGCTCCGCCGCGGCAACGTTTAG
- a CDS encoding winged helix-turn-helix domain-containing protein — protein sequence MAVNAYGPPPSRGPSARRPGLTAHGLALWVNPAEGDEMDPEVWERAARLVLARAMKLAPEAEVRIWPATGAEHSGVGDTSWGGTPQEAADAGTNGRSPGTVTLADALAEARSANRTAGQDGSEEGGSTAVEPVTLASRRSQLAVDLAAEVVLLDGEPVSFTGMEYKLLRYLVVNCSRAISREELQRFLESFDLPGAAFRSIDVYVGRVRRKLGSARHTVATVRGGGYQFVPGPYATVRGPAEYSI from the coding sequence ATGGCAGTCAATGCCTACGGGCCACCGCCGTCGCGAGGACCTTCCGCGCGTCGGCCCGGTCTCACCGCACACGGCCTGGCTCTTTGGGTCAACCCCGCCGAGGGTGACGAGATGGATCCTGAGGTTTGGGAGCGGGCAGCACGGCTTGTGCTGGCCCGCGCCATGAAACTTGCCCCGGAGGCGGAAGTCCGCATCTGGCCCGCCACCGGGGCAGAGCACTCCGGCGTCGGCGATACTTCCTGGGGCGGCACTCCGCAGGAAGCCGCCGACGCCGGTACCAACGGCCGTTCTCCCGGCACGGTAACGCTCGCCGACGCCCTCGCTGAGGCGCGTTCGGCGAACCGTACGGCCGGGCAGGACGGCAGCGAAGAGGGCGGCAGCACCGCCGTCGAGCCCGTAACGTTGGCCAGCCGCCGCAGCCAACTTGCGGTGGACCTCGCCGCTGAAGTAGTGCTGCTGGACGGCGAGCCCGTTTCCTTTACCGGCATGGAATACAAGCTCCTGCGATACCTCGTGGTGAACTGCTCAAGGGCCATCAGCCGTGAAGAATTGCAACGTTTTTTGGAGTCATTTGACCTCCCCGGCGCGGCATTTCGCTCGATCGACGTTTATGTTGGAAGGGTGCGGCGGAAGCTTGGCTCCGCCCGACACACCGTCGCCACCGTCCGTGGTGGCGGCTACCAGTTCGTGCCAGGGCCCTATGCCACAGTGCGCGGACCTGCGGAATACAGCATCTGA
- the bcp gene encoding thioredoxin-dependent thiol peroxidase → MTQKLLVGTQAPDFALLDADGTKVSLSDYRGRNVIVYFYPKAATPGCTTEACDFRDNLASLQGLGYEVIGISPDAPEALAKFTGEFALTFPLLSDEDHKVALAYGAWGEKLVDGEIVEGLVRSTVVLDGEGTVKLTQYQVSAQGHVQALKEELLGV, encoded by the coding sequence ATGACCCAGAAACTCCTCGTCGGAACGCAAGCACCTGATTTCGCGCTTCTCGACGCCGACGGCACCAAGGTCTCGCTGTCCGATTACCGCGGACGCAACGTCATTGTGTACTTCTACCCGAAGGCAGCCACCCCCGGCTGCACTACCGAAGCCTGCGATTTCCGCGACAACCTGGCCAGCCTCCAGGGCCTCGGCTACGAAGTGATCGGTATCTCCCCGGACGCTCCGGAAGCCCTCGCCAAATTCACCGGTGAATTCGCGCTGACCTTCCCGCTGCTCTCCGACGAAGACCACAAAGTGGCCCTCGCCTACGGCGCGTGGGGCGAGAAGCTGGTTGACGGCGAAATCGTGGAAGGCCTGGTCCGCTCCACCGTTGTCCTGGACGGCGAAGGCACCGTGAAGCTTACCCAGTACCAGGTATCCGCACAGGGCCACGTGCAGGCGCTGAAGGAAGAGCTCCTGGGCGTCTGA